CTCAACTGGTTATCGCTGTTATCGAAAACCCCAAGAAGAGTCCCAGTTTATCCCATCCACATGTTGGGGTTGAGGCCCCATGCCAACAAACATCTCCGACTCAGAATTAGGTAGAggaaggttggagatgggctGACCATGCATGGCCATCGTGCCCTTGTTGTACTGGTCAATGGCCATGTCAAACATGTCCTCGCCAACTTCAGATGATGCTGGGGCTTGCTGGAAGGGATGTGACCAAGTTGGCGAAACACCTTCAAACTCGGGTGTAGGCACTCCCAAAGACTCTGTGGGGCTGGTGCCGCTATTGCTTGAACCTCGACGGTATGGGCTCATTGAGTCATTGTCCATCTGGAATGCCTGAGAACAAGAGAGCAGGCCGTCGACGGTCTTCTTTGCTTCGTTGGCAATGTACTTCTGGATGAGGACACAATTGCAATCAGTGTGTTGCAAAAGCTGCGTCTTGAGATGATAGATCTCAGCAGTCAGCGTGTCGAAGCATGAAGAGAGGTAGCGATTTTGGTCTTCCATGGCTTGCTCTCTGGAGGCAAGAGCTGATGCTTCATCCCGTTTCCTCAGGCGGCACTTGGTGGCAGCAATCCTATTGCGTTCGAGAATGCGTCGACGTCGTGGGTCCTTGGGAagatcatcctcatccagtTCCACTTTCCGGCGCCCTTTACCTGGCTCCTTTGGTTCGTTCTTGGGTTTTCGAcctcgcttcttctgcttcggGGACTCTGGGGCAAGACCAGGGACACTCATCTCCTCCGACATGCTCGAGCTTGCTTGTGATTGTCGTCGATTCCGGGTCCGGCGATTGGGTTTCGTGTCAGCCTCAACGGTCGGCATTATCCTTTGTGGAGAATCGGGAATTTTTGGTGCGGTGCTATACTGGGACGGCCCTTGGATGATGCCAAAAGGGATGTCCTGGGGCATTGGAGAGCCTCCGATTGCTTCCTCAAAGAAGGATGCATCGGGTGCCTGACTGGGGAGTGGCTGGTACACCATGTTGCTTCGGTCGGTGGGCGAGGGTGTTCTGGTGTAGTATGGAGATGGAGTCATCATATATCCTGGGGAAGGTGTCGTGGCCATTGCACCCATGGACGACCCAAATGCAAAGTCCATTGCGTGGGGATAGGAGTGAACAAAAGCAGCCATCGAAGGACCTGTCGTATGAGCGGCCCACTGGCTCTACTTGATCCTTTATAGGGGTGAGTTTTCAGGCCCTCTGACCACGGTAAAGTGCCTGAACAATGGTTGAGAAGCTTTGCTGATGTGGGAACAGTTGACGTAGTGAGCTTCTGATATCAAGAGAGGATATGTACGAAGGCGTGGTGATTGCAGGGCGGTAGAGTGGGAAGCAAGAGCTTAGGTGCGTTGCGTGGGCAAAGAAGTGAGAGGGGAGGTTGGCTGATATATGGACAGATGAACGGAACCAAGCTGAtaagctggagctggagctggagcgagCAGTACCTCTCAGCGAGGGGTCAatgttgacgatggcaaTTCAGGAACACGAGCACAACATTGATTGAGGGCACGGGTCGATCAAATACGTATGGCAGCTCCCCTCACCAGACAGCCACCCAAGGACCAGACCTCGCCGGAATGCGACCATTGGGCTCAGTAGCCAAAAGCTTGGCCGGGCTCTGGGAAGCGGAGACAGCGCAAATCAGAGGCTAGGCCGTGAGGGGAAAATAGACTTTCCCGATCAGAGCGAGAGGGGAGCGAGAGATTCTCAGATGCCGCCCGCCACAGTCTGCAAGATGACAGGGTCAGCAGCAAGCCCCTCAGTCTTGGGCTCTCAGATGCAGTGTCCTTGATTGGCCCGGGGTCCTCTCGGACGCTGCCTTAGCCCACGTCCAGTGCCAGGCCACTATCATCTTGCAGGTCTGCTAGCAGGTCGCTTGCTGGGGGAGGAGAATGCATCCGTTGCCAAAACGGTATATGGCGTGTCCAGCTATTCTCCTCGGACACAAGCTGCACTAGGGCGGGCAAGAGAGGAGTGCATCAAATGCCCTGGGCTCAGACTCCGGAGAGACCTCCGCATCCGCCATGGTTCTGATACGGCAACTCGAGCGAAATTTCATGGGCACCTTTGGTATCCAATGGGTGCCGTACCTTGAAGCAGGGACGGTGGCGTTTGGATTCTCATACTCCTGGAAAATGAATGCTGCCACCTCccaagacgaggacgagacTTGGCCATGTCCCAAtagccttgacctcgtcagAGCAGAGAGCCACGCTGATGTGCGCCTTCTGGGGCTTGACAACCCGCCGAGAATGTCTCAGAGAAAACGTTCAAACCCAGCCCTCAACGTGGCAACATTTCTGGTTGCAGCCGGTGTGGCACAGACAGATTGGACAGGGCACGGTGAGTTCCGAGAGTTTCTTTGGGTTCGAGGTCGGCGAACGGCGACTTCGGCATCGCAACCGTGACAACGGGGTATGATCGATCTCAAAGCAAGCTCGTCGCAATCGAGGGGGCTATCAATTGTCACCCAATCGATCAATCGTCGTTCGATGTGACGGCGACGGTTGCGTTTCGCGGGAAGCCGACGACGGCCGAGCCCAAGCGGCCCAGAGCCCGACCACCACTACTCGGCCGAAGATTTCAACCATCTGCGGGATAGGGTCCATCGGGAACAAAGCTTagctcttggagatgaaCGGAGCGCCTGGGGCCCCAGGGCTGGGAGGGCCCGGCCCATCTCTGCTTGCATCCGAGTTGGACGGGCAATGGAGCTAAACTAGGAACTAAGCTTTGACCCAGTTGATCAGGAACTCATCGGCTGCTTGAATCCCCATCCGGTGCTAGCATCTTGACGAcagctggctggctgacgagCGGCGCACAACTTGGTGGACAGGAAGATCAGCAGGCGTTCTGAGGCTTTCTGACGGTTGGGATGAGCTCCATGCGATGCATCCAAGGCACCAAGGCACATCAACTTGAGGTTAACGCCCGTTCGCATGGTTTTAAACACGTCGAGAGGTGTGGCCCAAATACGTGCTACGTGCATGGATTGGCCTGGGCCCTAGAGACGGCAATGATGAGAGGGAAGTTCCTCGCTCCCTCAGCAATCGACCGTTTATCTCATCAGCAGAGCTCCAGGATGATGTCACGGACCGGATGCTCAGCCAGCCGCGCTGTACCATCGCAGCTCAACCCAGCACAAAAGCAAGTGCCGTCTGTTGGTTGGGACGAGTGCATCTTCAAGGGTTCATGCTGCAGAAGTTGATAACTGACTGATCCATGATTTACGGCCCAGGGTACGACATGGAATGGATGGCTGAGGGCTGCTCAGGCCCAGGAGCAGCAGTTAGTGGCTTCCAGCTCAACCACGGCGCATCTCCGTCGTCCAATACGGCAAGACCACCCCCAGCCAGTGGCTTTTGGGTCACATCTTGAGGCTCCTGGATGATCGCCGATGGCTTTTGGCGCATTCTGGTCTCGACCTTGACCCTCCGAGTTCAAGGTTTGCCAAGTCCCTGGCACCGGGCGGCCGTTTTGCCTCCACTGCCTACCTTGTTGCCTCCACTGCCTACCTTGTTGCCTCCAAAACTCAACAAGCAAAACCTCTGGAGCTTGAGTCCGAATACCCACAAGGCGTCTCAGGGGTTTCCAAGTCCAAGAGGCAGATGCAAGCCTGGCAGATAACGTGCTGTTTGTGCGGGCTGGGTCTCGGACTCTGGGTACCTGGGCGGTGGTAGGACCCTGCAGGGGCAGGGCGACAGAGCGGCTGATGGCAGCAAGAAAAGCGAAAAGCAAACAATTCCTTGTTGGTTCTGGATGACGGCGGATTTCAGGTCGCCACAGACCGGATGTCTGTCTGACTGCGTCCAAGAGGGGATGGGTGCAACGCTCAAGCTTTGGCTCGCTTAGAGAACTGAAGCTCTCCTCAGCAGCCGATCGTTCTCCAAGCTTACATACATACAGCCGCCTGCAGGCTCTGCTTACCATGCTACAGCACCTTCGGGAGATGGACGCAATTATCTTGGACCCAAGCCTCAGCAGCTCCACCTCTGTTCCCGGATCGACTGGCGCCCGCACTGATCCTCATTGGGGAACAGATGGCGACGTTGGAGATTCCGCCGGACCAGCTGTCCAGGCAGAGTCCGTTTCTTACCAAGGACGCCAACGTTTGCTCTGTTGGACCCTATCGGAGGGCGCCGATGGAGGGAAGCCTTCGCAATAGCTCCGAGCTCTCTGATTGGCCTTTGGACCTGATGGATGATGAAAGGTCTGGGCTGGGAGAGCCAGAGATGGCCTTTCCTCTACCGTCCAGGGCGGCCACAATAGAGCAAAACTCTACTGCGAATGCAGAGCAAAACGGTGCCTCTGGCTCGTTGGTGATCCGTCCGTGTACAGTACTGTAGGTCGTCAGCTCGCATGACCCCGCTCCGCAATGCAACGTCGAACCAGGATAGGTTTGACGGGGAAATGATCCGCGATGCATCGGAAAACAAGAGTCAACGGTCTCAAGCGCAAACCTTGAAGATTCTGATCTGGTGTGTCGACAATTGAGTTGATGAGAGGGCCTGAGATTCACCCTGCAGGGCAGTGCAGGCCTGTGCACTGCGACGTCCGTGACACCACGCTGCGTGGCTATCTTGGACATGAAACCGACCCTTGATGGCGCCTCTAATTTGCTGGCGTCCTCTCCAGGGGCACACCTCAATAGGCCCGAAGCCAAGGCAGTTCGTATCCCCGTTTCAAATCGACCGTCCCTTATGGCGTCTTTCATAGGGCTGGCCTGGTCAGTCCGACGGGTCCGAGTCTCCGACTCATCCGGCCGGGTCACGGCCCTGACGACTCAGTCGAGTGAGGATGAAGAAATATCGACAACTCTGTGTCTTTGTTTATCGATGCGCAAAGTGCCATTGCATTGTTGGAGGCAGGCAGGGCGCTCTTCAACACGGTCGGTTGCTTATGCCAGGCACACGGCCGTTTCCGCCCTGGCGCGGGCGTCTTTGGGCTTAGAGTGTACTGTGCTGTACTGTACTGGGCTGGGATGGGCTGTACCTCGTCTCGCGAGCAAAATCAGCCATAGCTGAAGCTCAGGAACTTTGCCAGGTAACACAAGGCCTCCCTTCCTGCCTTGAATGGCCGGGCTGTACGGCCTCTGCGTCGAGACCGTTCGCGTGTCGGGGAAGCTTTGGGGCTATCCAAAGTGCGACGGTCTGCAAGCGCGAGGGGAGAGgaaacaagacaagacagacAACGAGTGAGCCACATTCGCCTCGCGCACGGATCTCGCGTTCAAGGAAATTTAGCTGTGGACCTCGCACTCTGGGCGTGCTATTCCAACCACAGTTTGGGACGTtcctggaggagggtggtTGGTCATCGCGTCTCTCCTGACCGGGGATTGGCGTGGCAACGTCCCCTCACAGCAGAGTTTCGACGGGCTGGTGATTGCTTTGCAACTGCGCCCACTCTTGTGCAATGGCACCTGTCATCTCGTTTGCTCGACTCCCTGACACCACACCCTTTCAGAATTTTTCCCTTCAGGTGTGAGGGGACTCTGGTGCGGTTGCACATGCTTACTCCCTCTGCtctgagatggatgagatggatcGAGAGAAATGGTACGACATTGCTCTTTCAATAGGGTTTGATATCTGATCGCCATCCACCATGTTAGCTCGAGCGCCGTTGCGGGTACAGCAATGTCTCCTGAGACCTTTGCAATGGCGGATGGACGTCCCTTGCTCACCTAGCACCAATCTGGTCATCCGGAGGGGGGAAGGCATTCATCGGGGGCAGGTCGGGGGAGAAACTCGATCCCACTGACGCGTTCCAGATTGCGCCAATTGTCGACCAAATGCCTCTATGCCCTCTCCTCGGCTGGTTCAATGATCTacccgccgccgccattgTCAAACCCACAAGGCGGGACTCGGCCGGATATCCATATCCTCAGAGGCTAGTTGATGACCCAGTCTGCGCATGTGATCATTTCCAATGTGACGTGGGGGTCGGTTTGCGTTGACTTATCAAGTCGGGTCTTTTTCACATCAAGATGTCGAGACAGCTCTTTTGCTATTCGATGAGGCAAACCTGGGGGTTCTCTGCCGTGTCTCAGTGTTCCAGGCTTCTGTTGACGACAAGGCTCTGCACTCTGGGGCCTTGACACTGTTCTGTTCTACATCCTTGCGCTGTTTGCTTGATTAGGCAATATGAGGAGAATCCAAATTTGGACCCCGGCTGTGTCAGGATGGTTCGACGAATAGCTTGGTCGGCCCCGAAACGGCCAGGCGGATGCTGCAGCCGAGTCAGTCTGGATGTCTCTAGCCAGAGCCATGACAAGAAGGACAGCCACGATGTCATGGGGAAGTTGGAGTTGCTTCCTAGGATAAGAATCCCAAATGCCATCTCCAGGCGCCGGGTTTACCAAGAATGCTGTCATCTGACTCGTGGAGCACCCGTTTCACTAGACAGATGGCTAGATAACGGCTCTGCAGCCGCTGGTCCAACAGCAACTCCAGAGGATGAATCACTTACATTTACATAGTGGATCGACCGCGGCTGAAGGTTGATGTCTTGCTTAACAAGCAAGGCATGCTAACGAGTAGGCTAGGGTCTCCGGTGTCAAAGCGTCGATGTTCTCTCCACATGTGAACATTATCTGAGTCTTC
This Fusarium keratoplasticum isolate Fu6.1 chromosome 6, whole genome shotgun sequence DNA region includes the following protein-coding sequences:
- a CDS encoding BZIP domain-containing protein, translated to MAAFVHSYPHAMDFAFGSSMGAMATTPSPGYMMTPSPYYTRTPSPTDRSNMVYQPLPSQAPDASFFEEAIGGSPMPQDIPFGIIQGPSQYSTAPKIPDSPQRIMPTVEADTKPNRRTRNRRQSQASSSMSEEMSVPGLAPESPKQKKRGRKPKNEPKEPGKGRRKVELDEDDLPKDPRRRRILERNRIAATKCRLRKRDEASALASREQAMEDQNRYLSSCFDTLTAEIYHLKTQLLQHTDCNCVLIQKYIANEAKKTVDGLLSCSQAFQMDNDSMSPYRRGSSNSGTSPTESLGVPTPEFEGVSPTWSHPFQQAPASSEVGEDMFDMAIDQYNKGTMAMHGQPISNLPLPNSESEMFVGMGPQPQHVDGINWDSSWGFR